In [Phormidium] sp. ETS-05, the genomic window CCCCCTAAATAATTGTATTAATCTTATAAGTAATAAGCTATCTACCGGAATGCGCGGGCCCCTACGGAATGCGCGGGCCCCTACGGAATGCTTCGCCCTACCGTGGTTCAGTAAGAAAGAAAACCGCTGTAACGTCAAAATCTATGGGTAAATTTGAAATAATTAACCATTCATCCAGACCAGAACCAAATAATCATGTAATATGTACCCACACCCAAGTTTTGAGAACATATCCAGAGGAGTCTAGGCGTGCAAGCCAGTGATAGAAAAATTATTATTCGTCCCGGCAATCAGTCTTTAGTCCAGGCAGTACGGGAGTTTTGGGATTATCGCGATTTACTGTATATCCTGGCTGCTAGGGAAGTTAGTGTTAGGTACAAGCAGACGGCGATCGGCATTGCTTGGGTAGTCTTGCAGCCATTGATGACCACACTCATCTTTACTTTGATTTTTGGTCGCTTTGCCAAAATTCCCTCTGATGGTATCCCTTATACGGTCTTTGCTTATTCAGCATTGGTGTTATGGGGGCTATTTTCTCAAGGACTGACTAGGGCAGGAGAGAGCATCATTGCGGATGAAAGGTTAATTACCAAAGTTTACTTTCCTCGTCTGGTGATTCCCTTCGCGGCGGTGGGTTCCGCGTGGATTGACTTTGCGGTATCCCTGTTTATCCTTTTGCCCCTGACATATATATATGGACTTAGACCCACTGCCAGTCTCTTGCTAATTCCTGTGGTGATGGTTGTGGTGATGATATTGGCTGCGGGTATGGGAACATTATTGGCTAGTCTGAATGTCAGGTATAGAGATTTTCGCTATGTCACCCCGTTTCTGATCCAGATTTGGCTATATGCTTCACCCATTGTCTATCCAGTGATCATTGTTCTTGATTCTGTGCGTATGTGGTACTATCTTAACCCAATGGCAGGGTTGATTTCGCATTTCGCTTTGCTGTGACTGGACAAGGAAGTTTTAGTTGGATAGGATGTGGGATTAGTGCAGTTGCCTCTGCTGTGATGTTTGCCATTGGTTTGACAGTTTTCAGGCAGGTCGAGCGAAGTTTTGCAGATTTTATTTAGGGATGAGCATGAAGCCAATTATCTCTGTTAGAGACTTGGGAAAAATGTATCGCATTCGTTCGGAGGAAAAGAAGCGATATCTAACCCTTCGGGATGAGTTAGCTGAGGGGTTTCGGAAAGGCACGGGAAATTGGGTCAATTAGAGAACATTTAGCACAATCTGGAAGCGAAACTCGTCCTGTTTTTTATCCTGTTCATACTATGCCAATGTATTCTCAAAAATATCAGAAACATCAAGTAAGTAGGTGAACATAATTAATTGCACTTTTCTTGATCCGCCGATAGGCTTTGGATTCCCGCCCCCCGCCTTCGCGGGGGCAGGCTTCGCGGGAATGACAGTTTTTCTTCTGATATGGTCTGTGGTGTATTTATTTCTGCCCACCTACTTAGCTGAGGATATTGGATGGCGAGGAATTAATCTTCCTAGCTATCCTGATTTATCCGAAGAACAAATTAAATATATTTGCGATCGTCTCAAAAAAATAGTTTTTCCGTAAAATAATGTATTTTGATATATCATCCAAATGATATATTTTAAAAATATGATTTTTATGCTAAAACTGTAAATAGTTTGTTGTTGATTATTGAATAGAGGTCATTATGCACTATCAAATTTTTATCCAAAGTACATCTCCACATAACTTTATTGCTGAAGTGGTTGGTATGTCTAATTTAATCGCTGAAGGGACAACGGAAGCTGAAG contains:
- a CDS encoding ABC transporter permease, producing MQASDRKIIIRPGNQSLVQAVREFWDYRDLLYILAAREVSVRYKQTAIGIAWVVLQPLMTTLIFTLIFGRFAKIPSDGIPYTVFAYSALVLWGLFSQGLTRAGESIIADERLITKVYFPRLVIPFAAVGSAWIDFAVSLFILLPLTYIYGLRPTASLLLIPVVMVVVMILAAGMGTLLASLNVRYRDFRYVTPFLIQIWLYASPIVYPVIIVLDSVRMWYYLNPMAGLISHFALL